A region from the Thermanaeromonas toyohensis ToBE genome encodes:
- a CDS encoding branched-chain amino acid ABC transporter permease, with amino-acid sequence MRTWKKLFLALIATLILLLLPWILPTTYALHVIILALVYAVLATSLNLVTGYSGLLSLGHQAFFGIGAYTSALLTVDLHLSFPIAFLAAGCLAALAAYIIGSITLRFRSAYFVISTIAFAEMLRLISLNWYSLTRGPLGITNIPPPSLGTLIFDTPAKAYYLILIITLGAVFIAYRIVSSQLGRVLIGLREAEYVAKAVGINPRKYLILSVIVSGFMAGIAGSFYAHYIKFLSPDVFYFGVAVNLIIMVIGGGIGTIAGPILGAFMFTIIPELLRASDQFRLIIYGVVLILVVRFLPGGLYSLFVSLWRKFLPAQTTYCCEKGGIQIHGDA; translated from the coding sequence ATGAGAACATGGAAAAAGCTATTTTTAGCCTTAATAGCTACCCTGATACTTCTTCTATTACCCTGGATACTTCCGACTACCTATGCTTTACATGTCATTATCCTAGCTTTGGTATATGCGGTATTAGCTACAAGCTTAAATTTGGTCACCGGATATTCTGGCCTTTTATCTTTGGGTCACCAGGCATTTTTTGGTATCGGAGCTTATACTTCTGCTCTTTTGACTGTAGACCTACACCTTTCATTTCCCATAGCTTTTTTAGCAGCAGGGTGTTTAGCAGCTCTAGCGGCTTATATAATTGGTAGTATTACTTTACGTTTTCGTAGTGCCTACTTTGTTATAAGCACCATTGCCTTTGCAGAAATGTTACGCCTAATAAGTTTAAACTGGTATTCCTTGACTCGGGGGCCTTTGGGGATTACAAATATTCCCCCACCTAGCTTAGGAACCCTAATTTTCGATACCCCTGCTAAAGCATATTACCTTATCCTTATTATTACTTTGGGTGCGGTATTTATAGCCTATAGAATAGTTAGCTCTCAATTAGGAAGGGTATTAATAGGTTTGAGAGAAGCAGAGTATGTAGCTAAGGCTGTAGGAATAAACCCCCGAAAATATCTTATTCTTTCGGTTATAGTATCAGGTTTTATGGCCGGAATAGCAGGTAGTTTTTACGCTCATTATATTAAATTCCTTAGTCCCGATGTGTTCTACTTTGGGGTAGCAGTCAATTTGATAATTATGGTAATTGGAGGTGGAATTGGAACTATTGCGGGACCTATATTAGGAGCATTCATGTTTACTATTATCCCTGAATTATTAAGAGCTAGCGATCAATTTCGCCTTATAATATATGGAGTTGTCTTAATACTAGTTGTTAGGTTTCTTCCCGGTGGACTCTATTCATTATTTGTAAGCTTGTGGCGGAAATTCCTACCAGCCCAGACGACCTACTGTTGCGAAAAGGGTGGGATCCAGATTCATGGAGACGCTTAA
- a CDS encoding ABC transporter ATP-binding protein produces the protein METLKVENLEIRFGGLVAINSLSFETREKEILSIIGPNGAGKTTLFNAITGFLKPARGKIFWRDIDITGFPPYRVTELGIARTFQKRSFFPALTVLENVLLGCHLKNSVSLGEALLKYPALKKEQYAKEYAMELLDFVGLKGKEYLLACNLPYGEQRLLGIAIALASKPKLLLLDEPCAGSNPAESQNITRLIENIKHMGITVILVEHHMRVVMSISDRIIVLSSGEKLAEGSAKEIQDNPKVIEAYLGRKSEGNGLFT, from the coding sequence ATGGAGACGCTTAAAGTAGAGAATTTAGAAATAAGATTTGGAGGATTAGTAGCTATTAACAGTTTAAGTTTTGAAACAAGGGAAAAAGAAATACTTTCTATTATTGGTCCTAATGGAGCAGGGAAAACCACTCTATTTAATGCTATAACAGGATTTCTAAAACCTGCTCGAGGGAAAATATTTTGGAGGGATATAGATATAACTGGATTTCCTCCTTATCGCGTTACTGAATTAGGGATAGCCCGTACCTTTCAAAAGCGCAGCTTTTTTCCTGCTTTAACTGTTTTAGAGAATGTACTTTTAGGATGTCATCTAAAAAATTCAGTTTCCTTGGGAGAAGCATTATTAAAATACCCAGCCTTAAAAAAAGAACAATATGCTAAAGAATATGCTATGGAATTACTAGATTTTGTTGGTTTAAAAGGAAAAGAATATTTGTTGGCCTGCAATTTGCCTTATGGTGAACAACGCCTTTTAGGTATAGCTATAGCACTTGCTTCAAAACCCAAATTGCTACTATTAGATGAGCCTTGTGCAGGAAGCAATCCAGCTGAAAGTCAAAACATTACTCGTCTCATTGAAAATATAAAACACATGGGGATCACAGTGATTTTGGTAGAGCATCATATGCGTGTAGTTATGAGTATTTCCGATAGAATAATTGTTTTAAGTTCGGGAGAAAAATTGGCAGAGGGTTCAGCAAAAGAAATACAAGATAATCCTAAAGTAATAGAGGCTTACTTGGGAAGGAAGAGTGAGGGTAATGGCCTATTTACTTGA
- a CDS encoding ABC transporter ATP-binding protein: MAYLLEVKDLCVGYYNVQVLTDINFYLQQGEIVALIGSNGTGKSTFLKTLIGWLTPWRGEIVFQGKKLNNLLPHEIIRLGIAICPEGRRVFPGLTVLENLKMGAYTRQAQEWRADLEKVFNLFPRLAERKNQLAGSLSGGEQQMLALGRALMAKPKLLLIDELSLGLAPVIVENLINTVKEIREQGVSILLVEQNAQLALEISNRTYVLEGGRIVLSGLSQELLNEESIKKAYLGI, from the coding sequence ATGGCCTATTTACTTGAAGTAAAGGATCTTTGTGTAGGTTATTATAACGTACAAGTATTAACTGATATAAATTTTTACTTGCAACAAGGCGAAATTGTAGCACTTATCGGCTCTAATGGTACTGGGAAAAGTACCTTCCTTAAAACACTAATAGGATGGTTAACTCCTTGGAGGGGAGAGATAGTATTTCAAGGTAAAAAGCTTAATAATTTATTACCTCACGAAATTATTCGCCTTGGTATAGCCATATGTCCTGAAGGCCGGAGGGTATTTCCAGGGTTAACAGTATTAGAAAATTTAAAAATGGGTGCTTATACCCGCCAAGCTCAAGAATGGAGAGCCGACTTAGAGAAAGTGTTTAACTTATTTCCCCGCTTAGCGGAAAGAAAAAATCAACTAGCTGGGAGCCTAAGCGGGGGGGAACAGCAAATGTTAGCTTTAGGGAGAGCCCTAATGGCAAAACCCAAATTACTTTTAATAGATGAACTTTCTTTAGGGCTAGCACCAGTTATAGTAGAGAATTTAATAAACACGGTAAAAGAGATTAGAGAACAGGGAGTATCAATTCTTTTAGTAGAACAAAATGCCCAATTAGCTTTAGAAATTTCTAATCGAACATATGTTCTGGAAGGAGGGAGGATTGTTTTAAGTGGTTTAAGCCAGGAGTTGTTAAATGAAGAAAGCATTAAAAAAGCTTATTTAGGAATTTGA
- a CDS encoding ABC transporter substrate-binding protein, translated as MKGGLEMLFSQKRRAFLILSCLLCLFLVTPGCGSSKGTTSEQTKGQGPKGEPIKIGLIQPLSGPVAAAGIAVKNGAFIAKDEINASGGINGRPIELIVEDSANDPATATNAANKLITRDNVLAIIGAWGSSPTLAVVPVCRNNKVPQLVETASSFKVTDRNEQGNEWVYRLNAPTRMEAAAMKEHLVKDLGFKKVMFLSVNNDWGRGAILDYTKVLKETGGEVVGQEFFEQDETNFTPILTRVKNSPADSIILTTDAAQVALIAEQGRNIGLTQKILVTGGSCFLDKVIKLVGPKAAEGLYASMFYAGAYDPNKSANPEKAKYFNEEWKKRGYDWVEITEGARGYDAVMTLAEALKQLPSQNITREGIREALAKVKLKGIIFGDISFGEWGSFINQNAAPVAIAVVKNGKGQLVMDPVVPKP; from the coding sequence TTGAAAGGAGGGCTAGAGATGTTATTTTCACAAAAAAGGCGGGCGTTTTTAATCCTTTCCTGTTTATTGTGTCTCTTTTTAGTAACCCCAGGATGTGGTTCCTCAAAAGGTACAACTTCCGAACAAACCAAAGGTCAAGGGCCTAAAGGTGAGCCTATTAAAATTGGCTTGATTCAACCCTTAAGTGGTCCTGTGGCCGCTGCTGGTATAGCAGTTAAGAATGGAGCTTTTATTGCTAAAGATGAGATAAACGCAAGCGGAGGAATTAATGGGCGACCTATAGAGTTAATAGTAGAAGACAGTGCGAATGATCCAGCTACAGCTACTAATGCAGCCAACAAACTTATTACTCGAGATAATGTGTTAGCTATTATAGGAGCTTGGGGAAGCTCTCCTACATTAGCAGTAGTTCCCGTATGTAGAAATAATAAAGTTCCTCAACTCGTAGAGACAGCTAGTTCTTTTAAAGTTACTGACCGGAACGAACAGGGGAACGAATGGGTTTATAGACTTAATGCTCCTACCCGTATGGAAGCAGCAGCTATGAAAGAACATTTGGTCAAAGATCTGGGGTTCAAAAAGGTCATGTTTTTATCCGTCAATAACGACTGGGGTAGAGGGGCTATTTTAGATTATACTAAAGTCTTAAAAGAGACCGGAGGAGAAGTAGTTGGCCAAGAATTTTTTGAACAAGATGAAACTAATTTTACTCCCATTTTAACCAGAGTTAAAAATTCACCAGCTGATTCCATAATTTTAACCACTGATGCTGCTCAAGTTGCTTTAATTGCTGAGCAAGGTAGGAATATAGGTCTTACGCAAAAGATTTTAGTAACAGGAGGCAGTTGTTTCCTCGATAAAGTTATCAAACTCGTAGGTCCTAAGGCTGCTGAAGGGCTATATGCTAGTATGTTTTATGCTGGTGCTTATGATCCCAATAAGTCTGCTAATCCTGAAAAAGCTAAGTACTTTAATGAAGAATGGAAAAAACGAGGTTATGATTGGGTGGAAATAACAGAAGGTGCACGTGGGTATGATGCAGTAATGACTTTAGCTGAAGCTTTAAAGCAGCTACCCTCCCAAAACATTACTAGGGAAGGCATTCGCGAGGCACTAGCTAAGGTGAAACTAAAAGGGATTATCTTTGGAGATATTTCCTTTGGAGAATGGGGTAGCTTTATTAACCAGAACGCTGCTCCTGTTGCTATAGCGGTAGTTAAAAACGGTAAAGGCCAATTAGTTATGGATCCTGTAGTTCCCAAGCCTTAA
- a CDS encoding helix-turn-helix domain-containing protein: MLGARIREIRQEKGLRLEKVAKKAGLTCGFLSQVERDLANPSITSLRKIAEALDVPIFYLLLDHKGLKPVVRRDQRKVLRFPQSGVTYELLCPELNRKMEVMIGRVDPSAVSCEEPLFHPGEECIVVLQGCMGINIGGEVYRLEKGDSIYYCAAVPHKLWNPGDKELVFLSAVTPPLWHC, translated from the coding sequence ATGTTGGGAGCTAGGATTCGCGAAATCCGGCAGGAAAAGGGTTTGAGACTAGAGAAGGTGGCCAAGAAGGCAGGGCTTACTTGTGGTTTTCTAAGCCAGGTGGAGCGGGACTTAGCAAATCCCTCTATTACTTCTCTCCGAAAGATCGCTGAAGCACTGGATGTTCCAATATTCTATCTTCTTTTGGACCATAAGGGCCTCAAACCGGTGGTTCGACGGGATCAGCGTAAGGTTTTGCGGTTTCCCCAGTCAGGTGTGACTTACGAGCTCTTGTGTCCTGAGCTCAACCGTAAAATGGAAGTGATGATAGGTAGGGTGGACCCCAGCGCCGTAAGTTGTGAGGAGCCCTTGTTTCACCCCGGGGAAGAATGTATTGTGGTGCTTCAAGGATGCATGGGCATTAATATTGGGGGAGAGGTTTATCGCCTAGAAAAAGGGGATAGTATTTATTATTGTGCCGCGGTGCCTCACAAGCTGTGGAATCCTGGAGATAAAGAGCTGGTCTTTCTGTCGGCCGTAACACCCCCTTTGTGGCATTGCTAA
- a CDS encoding retroviral-like aspartic protease family protein, with protein sequence MGLTYVTVKLTALSENGEQIQSYEDNFLVDTGATDTVTPSDKLQAAGIKPVGKMVFELAKGRLQEYQYGLTRIEFIGEITAGRVVFGPPGCEPLLGVTALESVGILVDPVNKTLRRLPAIPLKFLSR encoded by the coding sequence ATGGGCTTGACATATGTCACCGTAAAGCTTACGGCGCTTAGCGAAAATGGAGAACAAATTCAGAGCTATGAGGACAACTTCCTCGTGGACACCGGAGCTACTGACACCGTGACCCCCTCTGATAAACTCCAAGCAGCGGGGATAAAACCCGTCGGCAAGATGGTTTTTGAGTTGGCCAAGGGCCGCCTGCAGGAGTATCAGTATGGCCTGACCCGGATTGAGTTCATAGGGGAAATCACGGCCGGAAGGGTAGTCTTCGGCCCGCCTGGGTGCGAACCTCTGCTCGGTGTAACCGCCCTGGAGTCGGTGGGGATTCTGGTGGACCCGGTTAACAAAACCTTGAGGCGCCTGCCCGCTATTCCTCTAAAATTTCTTTCTCGCTAA
- a CDS encoding GntR family transcriptional regulator: MTLNLKLERNTLRSQAAEILLNMIKEGRFAGNRLPAEEELARMMGVSRATVREALYSLVQLGIITKRQGKGNFCHPSIANLPARLDISTDFLELLKTKDQGARVIHKDLRCTACSPRARENLGLAEGEKVVRFDRLYYQDGRPAILAEIEIPQRYFRQLPPTEEVRPTLKEFYEAYCEGELVKMIIQMKSRIYPQAAEIFQIDSQTPLLWWEEKWLTLEDQPACYASVYFNPGVTSLSLVVTLG; the protein is encoded by the coding sequence ATGACCCTTAATTTAAAATTGGAGCGTAATACGTTGCGGAGCCAGGCAGCTGAGATACTCCTTAACATGATTAAAGAAGGGCGATTTGCTGGTAACCGGCTACCAGCGGAAGAAGAATTAGCTCGCATGATGGGAGTTAGCCGGGCTACTGTACGGGAAGCCTTATATTCTTTAGTGCAGCTAGGGATAATCACTAAAAGGCAAGGTAAGGGCAACTTTTGTCACCCCAGTATCGCTAATTTACCAGCCCGCCTGGATATAAGTACGGATTTTCTAGAGCTTTTAAAGACCAAGGACCAGGGGGCACGGGTAATCCATAAGGATTTAAGGTGCACTGCTTGTTCTCCCAGGGCTAGGGAAAATTTAGGGTTAGCAGAGGGGGAAAAGGTGGTTAGGTTTGATAGGCTATATTACCAAGACGGGCGACCGGCCATCCTAGCAGAGATTGAAATACCCCAGAGATATTTCCGGCAGCTACCCCCTACGGAAGAAGTTAGGCCCACCTTGAAGGAATTTTACGAGGCTTATTGCGAAGGGGAGCTAGTGAAGATGATAATCCAGATGAAGTCCCGGATTTACCCGCAAGCGGCAGAGATTTTTCAGATCGACAGCCAAACCCCTCTTTTATGGTGGGAAGAGAAGTGGCTTACTTTAGAAGATCAGCCCGCTTGCTATGCCAGCGTATATTTTAACCCTGGGGTAACCTCCCTTTCCTTGGTAGTTACTCTAGGGTAA
- a CDS encoding MoaD/ThiS family protein — MEITLKYYNLVAEVAGKTTEKLALPVGKEGITLGELLELLIQKYGREMAKLLFREQGKINSSLLILANGKLLTKGGEETEEILKEFIAPGTEIALLLAIAGGERD, encoded by the coding sequence ATGGAAATAACCTTGAAATACTATAACTTGGTAGCTGAGGTAGCGGGGAAGACTACCGAAAAGCTGGCTTTACCAGTGGGGAAAGAGGGCATAACTTTAGGCGAGTTACTAGAACTACTTATACAGAAATATGGAAGGGAGATGGCTAAACTCCTTTTCCGGGAACAAGGGAAGATTAACTCTAGTCTGCTTATATTAGCTAATGGAAAACTTCTTACTAAAGGGGGGGAAGAGACAGAAGAGATTTTAAAAGAATTTATAGCTCCAGGTACAGAGATAGCCCTCCTTTTAGCTATAGCGGGAGGCGAACGCGATTAA
- a CDS encoding 4Fe-4S dicluster domain-containing protein has translation MYLDVNPDLCTGCRLCEAFCSFRREKAVWPSKSCISVLKYEKEALYIPFTCQQCEKAICAEVCPVQAIQRNPNTGAWEIEVSRCMGCKMCVASCPLGGVAFDPNRGQAFKCDLCGGDPECVKVCAPGALRLVKGPEATLAKRRRVVQNLVHLLKSWGKDWGVEKYV, from the coding sequence TTGTATTTAGATGTTAATCCGGACCTATGTACAGGTTGTAGACTATGTGAGGCTTTTTGCTCTTTTCGGCGGGAAAAAGCCGTATGGCCCAGCAAATCTTGCATTTCAGTTTTAAAGTACGAAAAAGAGGCCTTATATATACCCTTTACCTGCCAGCAATGCGAGAAGGCCATATGTGCCGAGGTGTGCCCGGTCCAGGCTATACAACGCAATCCTAATACTGGGGCCTGGGAGATAGAGGTTAGCCGATGTATGGGATGCAAGATGTGTGTGGCGTCCTGCCCTTTAGGTGGGGTAGCCTTTGATCCTAACAGGGGTCAGGCTTTTAAATGTGATCTCTGCGGTGGGGACCCTGAATGCGTAAAGGTCTGTGCCCCGGGAGCCCTTAGATTAGTAAAGGGACCTGAGGCTACCCTAGCCAAAAGACGCCGGGTTGTGCAGAATTTAGTCCACCTGCTTAAAAGTTGGGGGAAAGATTGGGGGGTAGAAAAATATGTTTAA
- a CDS encoding aldehyde ferredoxin oxidoreductase family protein yields MFKYKGYAGNILRVDLTKQKIEILPLAESLAEKYLGGNGFGIRLLWEEVPPQVDPLSPENLLIFATGPLVGTLIPNCGRIEAIAKSPLTNIYGDSNAGGFLGPEIKFAGYDMLIFQGRAPQPVYLYIEDDLVDLRDASHLWGKDTIETEEALKEEIKDPDIKVACIGPAGENMVRYACIQVTPQRSLGRSGMGAVMGSKNLKAVAVRGSKGVSIAEPDKFHELALEFHRRLRANDVYPAVSKYGTPGIVSIMNMIGRFPTKNFQYGAYEWADEINAEALHQKHFVKHLACYACPIACDKLFKVKEGEHQGLVCRSVEYETLNGFGANILNRDLSLILKANDMVDRLGLDSISSSRAISFAMELWEKGILTKGEVEGLDLSWGNMETVFKLLTMIAYRQGLGDLLAEGVKRAAEKIGRGAEYYAMHVKGQEIAAQDGRAQQSMGLAHVTSNRGADHLKAFPTIDETGYPAEAERRYGKEYLPDMADPRSIKYKGFLVKDGEDFAAVVDSAGNCKSGGTFVLAEIYWEDMAKAIRYATGLELDVEGLKKIGERIYNLQRCYNILCGISRKDDTLPRRFLEEPNPSAAAKGLVCKLKPMLEEYYYLRNWDARTGYPTIKKLVELDLKEAVDRIGQEKLIYSREDIKPGQSE; encoded by the coding sequence ATGTTTAAATACAAAGGGTACGCTGGAAATATATTGCGGGTAGATCTTACCAAGCAGAAGATAGAAATACTCCCTTTAGCCGAAAGTCTGGCTGAAAAATATTTAGGCGGCAATGGTTTCGGTATACGTCTTTTATGGGAGGAGGTTCCTCCCCAGGTAGACCCCCTTTCCCCAGAGAATCTTCTCATATTTGCTACGGGACCCCTAGTAGGCACCCTTATCCCCAATTGTGGCCGGATAGAGGCCATCGCCAAATCGCCTCTGACTAATATATACGGGGATTCCAATGCCGGTGGTTTCTTGGGTCCAGAGATCAAATTTGCAGGCTACGACATGCTCATTTTCCAGGGTCGCGCTCCCCAGCCTGTGTACTTATATATTGAAGACGACCTAGTGGATCTGCGCGATGCCTCTCATCTTTGGGGTAAAGATACTATAGAAACTGAGGAGGCCTTAAAAGAAGAGATTAAAGACCCGGATATTAAGGTAGCCTGTATCGGGCCGGCAGGGGAGAATATGGTGCGTTATGCTTGCATCCAGGTTACTCCCCAGCGCTCTTTAGGTAGGAGCGGTATGGGTGCGGTCATGGGCTCTAAAAATTTAAAAGCCGTGGCCGTCCGGGGGAGTAAAGGTGTATCTATTGCTGAACCGGATAAATTTCACGAGTTGGCTTTAGAATTTCACCGGCGGCTGCGGGCTAACGATGTGTACCCCGCTGTGTCTAAATACGGTACTCCAGGTATTGTATCCATAATGAACATGATAGGTCGTTTTCCCACCAAAAATTTCCAATATGGTGCCTATGAATGGGCAGATGAGATAAATGCTGAAGCCCTTCACCAGAAGCATTTTGTAAAGCACTTAGCCTGTTATGCTTGTCCGATAGCCTGTGATAAGCTCTTTAAAGTAAAAGAAGGAGAGCACCAGGGCCTTGTCTGCCGGAGTGTAGAATACGAGACTCTAAACGGTTTCGGGGCCAATATATTAAACCGAGATCTTTCCTTGATCCTTAAAGCTAACGATATGGTGGATAGATTAGGGCTAGACAGCATATCGAGTAGCCGGGCCATATCCTTTGCCATGGAGCTATGGGAAAAAGGGATACTTACTAAGGGAGAAGTAGAGGGACTAGATCTTTCCTGGGGTAATATGGAAACTGTATTTAAGCTCCTTACCATGATCGCTTACCGCCAGGGTTTAGGTGATCTCCTGGCCGAAGGGGTAAAGAGGGCAGCGGAGAAAATAGGTCGCGGCGCAGAATATTACGCTATGCATGTTAAGGGGCAAGAGATAGCAGCCCAAGATGGGAGAGCCCAGCAGTCTATGGGCCTGGCCCACGTCACCTCTAACCGGGGAGCTGACCATCTTAAAGCCTTCCCCACTATAGATGAAACTGGGTATCCTGCCGAGGCTGAGCGGCGCTATGGCAAAGAATATTTGCCGGATATGGCTGATCCCCGCAGTATCAAATACAAAGGGTTTTTAGTTAAAGATGGAGAAGATTTTGCCGCTGTAGTGGATAGTGCCGGAAACTGTAAATCAGGGGGGACCTTTGTCCTGGCCGAAATTTACTGGGAGGATATGGCCAAGGCTATCCGCTATGCTACAGGCCTAGAACTTGATGTAGAGGGTTTAAAGAAAATAGGCGAGCGTATATATAACCTGCAACGCTGCTATAACATTTTGTGCGGTATTTCCCGGAAGGACGATACTTTGCCCCGCAGGTTCCTGGAAGAGCCTAACCCTTCTGCTGCGGCTAAAGGATTAGTTTGTAAGCTTAAGCCTATGCTGGAAGAATATTATTACTTGCGCAACTGGGATGCCCGCACCGGCTACCCCACCATAAAGAAGCTAGTGGAATTGGACCTTAAGGAGGCTGTGGATAGGATCGGCCAGGAAAAGCTGATCTATTCCCGTGAAGATATAAAACCAGGCCAAAGTGAGTGA
- a CDS encoding NAD(P)/FAD-dependent oxidoreductase has product MRYLIIGNSAAGVTAAEAIRKMDKKGEIAIVSDEPYPAYSRIFITNILAGTASLENILMRPPDFYEKFKIKAILGQKVIQVDPLSHEAYLEKGDVLSFDRLLLATGASPQLPPVPGSHLLGVTGMRTLADALEVAKRLEDSPGLPVAVIGGGLVSLKSTEALINRGAKIILVVKSTQILSQMLDERAASIIQRRMLDAGIKVMLGYDLVAYEGEKELEAVYLDNGEKIVARLAIVAKGVVPNLELAKGMGLQVNRGIMVNPYQETSQEGIYAAGDVAETYDPVRRQGTVNAMWPNAVFQGEAAGLNMAGLRVPARTGTRVNAASFFGLQAASVGRIRPLEGDEEVTVVDRGNNYHKLIFREESLVGAVLVGDIRNIGYYRWLIAEQRSASSLRQELGRKIYNFSACWARVTPLRCSI; this is encoded by the coding sequence ATGCGCTACCTTATTATCGGGAACAGCGCTGCAGGGGTTACGGCAGCCGAGGCTATCCGTAAGATGGATAAAAAGGGAGAAATTGCAATCGTCTCGGATGAGCCTTATCCAGCTTACTCTAGGATCTTTATTACTAATATCCTAGCTGGCACGGCGAGTTTAGAAAATATACTTATGCGGCCGCCGGATTTTTATGAGAAGTTTAAGATAAAGGCTATCTTGGGGCAAAAAGTGATACAGGTCGATCCCTTAAGCCATGAGGCTTATCTGGAAAAGGGCGATGTTCTCTCCTTTGACCGCCTACTTTTGGCTACCGGAGCTTCACCCCAACTTCCTCCAGTGCCTGGAAGCCACTTATTAGGGGTTACCGGCATGCGCACCCTGGCGGATGCCCTAGAAGTAGCAAAAAGGCTAGAGGATTCGCCAGGGTTGCCGGTAGCCGTGATCGGTGGCGGGTTGGTCAGTCTTAAGTCAACTGAGGCTCTAATTAACCGGGGGGCTAAAATAATCCTAGTAGTCAAATCGACCCAGATTCTTTCCCAGATGCTAGATGAAAGGGCGGCATCTATTATTCAAAGGCGGATGCTGGATGCTGGTATAAAGGTAATGCTAGGGTATGATCTTGTTGCTTACGAGGGTGAGAAAGAGTTAGAGGCTGTTTATCTAGATAATGGGGAAAAGATAGTGGCAAGGCTGGCTATAGTAGCTAAAGGTGTGGTTCCCAATCTTGAGCTGGCTAAAGGGATGGGTTTACAGGTGAACCGGGGGATAATGGTGAACCCTTACCAGGAGACTAGCCAGGAAGGAATCTATGCGGCCGGGGATGTGGCAGAGACTTACGATCCTGTCCGGCGCCAGGGCACTGTTAACGCCATGTGGCCTAACGCTGTCTTTCAGGGCGAAGCGGCAGGCTTAAATATGGCTGGGCTACGCGTCCCTGCTCGCACGGGAACCAGGGTGAATGCTGCTTCCTTTTTTGGCCTTCAAGCAGCCTCGGTGGGTCGGATCCGACCCCTAGAAGGGGACGAGGAGGTAACGGTGGTAGACCGCGGAAATAATTACCATAAGCTTATATTCCGGGAGGAATCCTTAGTAGGGGCAGTGCTGGTGGGCGACATAAGAAATATAGGCTACTACCGGTGGCTAATCGCTGAACAAAGGTCGGCTAGTTCTTTACGCCAGGAACTAGGAAGGAAAATCTATAATTTTAGCGCTTGCTGGGCCAGAGTAACCCCTTTAAGGTGCTCTATTTAA